In Mycolicibacterium aubagnense, the DNA window AACGCCGTCCAGTGCCCGTCGGGACCCAGCTCCCAGCAGCGGGTGGCCGGATCCATCGTCGAATCGAACATCCCGTTCAGTTCCTCGGTGAGCCTCGGATCCTTCACCTGTGCCATCACCTCGACGCGACGGTCGAGATTACGATGCATCATGTCGGCGCTGCCGATCCAGAATTCATTGATGGCGTTGAAGTGAATAATCCGTGAATGCTCAAGGAAGCGGCCGAGAATCGAGCGCACCACGATGTTCTCGGAGAACCCCGCGACACCCGGACGCAGCGCGCAGATGCCGCGCACGACCACCTCGACGCGGACGCCGGCCTGCGACGCCCGGTACAGCGCGTCGATGACCTGTTCGTCGACCAGAGCGTTCATCTTCATCCGGATGCGGCCGTCGCCGCCGGCCCGTTTGGCTTCGATTTCGCGCTCGATGCGCTCGATGATGCCGCGCCTCACGCTGTGCGGGGCGACCAGCAGGTTGCGGTAGGACACCTTGCGCGAGTACCCGGTCAGCGAGTTGAACAGGTCGGTGAGGTCGGCGCCGATCTCGGGTGCGGCGGTGAGTAGGCCCACATCTTCGTACAGGCGCGCGGTTTTCGGGTTGTAGTTGCCGGTGCCGATGTGGCAGTAACGTCGGATGGTCGAGCCCTCACGTCGCACCACCAGCGCCGTCTTGCAGTGCGTCTTGAGCCCGATGAGCCCGTACACCACATGCACGCCCGCCTGCTCCAGCGCACGGGCCCACTTGATGTTGGCCTGCTCGTCGAACCGGGCCTTGATCTCGACCAGCGCCACCACCTGCTTGCCGGCCTCGGCGGCGTCGATCAGCGCGTTGACGATCGGGGAATCACCGGAGGTCCGGTACAGCGTCTGCTTGATGGCCAGCACATTCGGATCGGCGGCGGCCTGCTCGATGAAGCGTTGCACCGTGGTGGAGAACGAGTCGTACGGGTGGTGCACCAGGACGTCGCCGTCTCGCAGCGTCGCGAAGATGCTCTTCGGGGTTTCCCGCTCGCCGAACGCCGGGGGAGTGCTCGGCACGAACGGCCGGTCCTTCAGATCTGGCCGGTCGACGCCGTAGACCTGCCACAACGACGAAAGGTCCAGCAGCCCGGGAACTTCGATGACGTCGCCCGGGTGCACGTCCAGCTCGCGAAGGAGCAGGTCGAGCATGTTCTCGGTCATGTCGGTGGCGACTTCGAGACGCACCGGGGAGCCGAACCGGCGGCGCGCCAGTTCGCGTTCCAGTGCCTGCAGCAGGTCCTCGTCGCGGTCCTCTTCGACTTCGAAGTCGGCGTTGCGGGTGATCCGGAATGCGTGATGCTCGACGATCTCCAGCCCCGGGAACAGCACCGGCAGGAACGCGGAGATGAGTTCCTCCATGGGCAGGAACCGCACCCGCGGTTTGACGCCGTCGGCCGTCGCGCCGGGCTCGTGCAACTCCACGAACCGATCGACGTTGTCCGGCACCTTGATTCGGGCGAAGTGCTGGGTGCCGTCCTCGGGATTGCGCACCGTGATGGCGAGGTTGATGCTCAGGCCGCTGACGAACGGGAACGGGTGCGCCGGGTCAACGGCCAGCGGTGTCAGCACCGGGAACACCTGATCGTGGAAATACGTGGACAGCTTGGACTGCTCGCTCTCGTCGAGCTCGCTCCAGTTCACGATGGTGATGCCCTGCTCGGCCAGCGCCGGACGGACCGATTCACCGAACACCGCGGCCTGCCGGGACGAGATCTGCTGGGTGCGTTCACCGATCCGACGCAACTGCTCGCGCGGGGACAACCCGTCCGCCGACCGCACCGAAAGGCCGGTCTCGTCACGGCGCTTCAGCCCGGCGACCCGAACCATGTAGAACTCATCGAGATTCGACGCGAAGATCGCCAGAAACTTGGCCTGCTCCAACAGCGGCAGCGACCGGTCGGCAGCGAGCGCCAACACCCGGGCGTTGAAGTCCAGCCAGCTCAGCTCACGGTTGAGGTAGCGGTCATCGGGTAGCGCGCCGTCAGTCGGATCCGCGGTGGCCGCGGGCAGCGGCTCCGGCTCGGAGTCGACAGCCGCCCGCGCAGGCGGGCCGTTGACTGAGGTCAGCTCGGGCTGCATCGATCGGGTGTCGGCTTCGCTCACCCAGACGATCATTCCCTATCGGCAGGGTGCGGGCCACATGGTTGGTGATCCTGGACCGTCAGACCGGGCGTCTGCCCTCACCGCAGGGCGCCGACGATCCGGGTCGTCGCGGGACCCACGCCGAGCCCGCGCGCCGTCTCCAGATCGTCCGGGGTGTCGATGTCGCAGCGCAGTCCCGGCCATTCGCCCGACAGTTCCACCGCACCCGAATCGGCATGGCGCCGTGCGGAATCGACACCGAACTCCGGGCCGAGCGGGGCGCCGAAGGCGAACAGTGCCGCAGTGCCGGTGCGGTGCCGGTCAGCGATGAAACTGCGGGCATGCCGACTGGCCCCGGCGATGGCGTCGGCCAGTTCCGCCGTGCGCAGCGCGGGCAGGTCGCCCTGCAATACCGCGATGTTCGTCACCCGGTCCCGCAAAGCCAGCTCCGTGGCGGCGAGCGCGTTGTTCAGCGGATCGGGGTGGCCGGCCGGCGTGGGGTCCAGCAGGACATCGGCGCCGAGCTCGCGTACCGCGGCGGCGGCGTCCGCATCCGGGGTGACGACGGTCACGGAACCCACGGCCGGCACCGCCAATGCGGCGGT includes these proteins:
- a CDS encoding RNA degradosome polyphosphate kinase, whose product is MSEADTRSMQPELTSVNGPPARAAVDSEPEPLPAATADPTDGALPDDRYLNRELSWLDFNARVLALAADRSLPLLEQAKFLAIFASNLDEFYMVRVAGLKRRDETGLSVRSADGLSPREQLRRIGERTQQISSRQAAVFGESVRPALAEQGITIVNWSELDESEQSKLSTYFHDQVFPVLTPLAVDPAHPFPFVSGLSINLAITVRNPEDGTQHFARIKVPDNVDRFVELHEPGATADGVKPRVRFLPMEELISAFLPVLFPGLEIVEHHAFRITRNADFEVEEDRDEDLLQALERELARRRFGSPVRLEVATDMTENMLDLLLRELDVHPGDVIEVPGLLDLSSLWQVYGVDRPDLKDRPFVPSTPPAFGERETPKSIFATLRDGDVLVHHPYDSFSTTVQRFIEQAAADPNVLAIKQTLYRTSGDSPIVNALIDAAEAGKQVVALVEIKARFDEQANIKWARALEQAGVHVVYGLIGLKTHCKTALVVRREGSTIRRYCHIGTGNYNPKTARLYEDVGLLTAAPEIGADLTDLFNSLTGYSRKVSYRNLLVAPHSVRRGIIERIEREIEAKRAGGDGRIRMKMNALVDEQVIDALYRASQAGVRVEVVVRGICALRPGVAGFSENIVVRSILGRFLEHSRIIHFNAINEFWIGSADMMHRNLDRRVEVMAQVKDPRLTEELNGMFDSTMDPATRCWELGPDGHWTALPREGEKVRDHQVSIMERHRTP
- the cofC gene encoding 2-phospho-L-lactate guanylyltransferase — translated: MSGDPSAETAGGAADIGLIIAVKRLAAAKTRLAPVFVGDLRERVVLAMLLDTITAALAVPAVGSVTVVTPDADAAAAVRELGADVLLDPTPAGHPDPLNNALAATELALRDRVTNIAVLQGDLPALRTAELADAIAGASRHARSFIADRHRTGTAALFAFGAPLGPEFGVDSARRHADSGAVELSGEWPGLRCDIDTPDDLETARGLGVGPATTRIVGALR